One part of the Segnochrobactrum spirostomi genome encodes these proteins:
- a CDS encoding Orn/Lys/Arg family decarboxylase: MTPTVEERLGLRALFINDELTEQSAAGRAARDLVAELEARDVDVVAAVSAEDARAVIVSDSSIQCVLLDWDLAADPDHKAATDLLKTIRARNATIPIFLIAERSAASELPIDVMTEADDYIWLLEDTPDFIGGRVVAAIERYRADLLPPMFKALAAFARVHEYSWHTPGHTGGTAFLKHPVGRAFFEFFGEELFRSDLSISVGELGSLLDHSGPIGAGERYAARVFGADRSYTVTNGSSTSNRVILMASVTRNQIALCDRNCHKSAEHAMTLSGAIPTYLVPSRNGLGLIGPIHPERLTAAAIGKAIADNPLAAKATDKSPVHAIITNSTYDGLCYNVARVEELLGQSVDRLHFDEAWYGYARFNPIYAKRFAMHGEPGERDPSGPTVFATQSTHKLLAALSQASFIHVRDGRRPIPHNRFNEAFMMHASTSPQYAIIASNDVAAAMMDGPGGLALTTESIHEAVAFRQTVARIRAELTARGSWFFGIWQPDSVKVPGEAAAVAFEKADPEILATDPQAWVLHPGAAWHGFEDLEDDYCMLDPIKVSVMTPGMSAEGVLADDGIPATILTAYLDARGIVVEKTTDFTILFLFSLGITKGKWGTLINALLDFRKDYDANLSLARALPALVEANPQRYGTMGLKDLCSEMFAAMRDFRTTKMLAEGFSVLPTPVFSPVEAYEALVLGKVETLTLDQMANRVVATGVVPYPPGIPLLMPGENAGPADGPLLGYLKALEAFDAKFPGFTHDTHGVEVEDGRYRVLCLTEKTAA, from the coding sequence ATGACGCCGACGGTGGAAGAAAGACTGGGCCTGCGCGCCCTCTTCATCAACGACGAGCTGACCGAGCAATCGGCGGCGGGGCGCGCCGCGCGCGACCTCGTCGCCGAGCTCGAGGCACGCGACGTCGACGTGGTCGCAGCCGTCTCGGCCGAGGACGCCCGGGCGGTGATCGTCTCGGATTCCTCGATCCAGTGCGTCCTGCTCGATTGGGACCTCGCCGCCGATCCCGACCACAAGGCGGCGACGGACCTGCTCAAAACCATCCGCGCCCGCAACGCCACGATCCCGATCTTCCTCATCGCCGAGCGCTCGGCCGCGTCCGAGCTGCCGATCGACGTGATGACGGAAGCCGACGATTATATCTGGCTCCTCGAGGACACCCCGGACTTCATCGGCGGCCGCGTCGTCGCCGCCATCGAGCGCTACCGCGCCGACCTCTTGCCGCCGATGTTCAAGGCGCTCGCGGCCTTCGCCCGCGTCCACGAATATTCCTGGCACACGCCGGGCCACACCGGCGGCACCGCCTTCCTCAAGCACCCGGTCGGGCGCGCCTTCTTCGAGTTCTTCGGCGAGGAGCTGTTTCGCTCGGATCTCTCGATCTCGGTCGGCGAGCTCGGCTCGCTGCTCGACCATTCCGGCCCGATCGGCGCGGGCGAGCGCTATGCGGCCCGGGTGTTCGGCGCCGACCGCTCCTACACGGTGACCAACGGCTCCTCGACGTCGAACCGCGTCATCCTGATGGCGAGCGTGACGCGCAACCAGATCGCGCTGTGCGACCGCAATTGCCACAAATCGGCCGAGCACGCGATGACGCTGTCGGGCGCGATCCCGACCTATCTCGTGCCCTCGCGCAACGGCCTTGGGCTGATCGGCCCGATCCATCCGGAGCGCCTCACCGCGGCGGCGATCGGGAAGGCCATCGCCGACAATCCTCTGGCGGCGAAGGCGACCGACAAGAGTCCGGTCCACGCCATCATCACCAACTCGACCTATGACGGCCTCTGCTACAACGTGGCCCGGGTCGAGGAATTGCTCGGCCAGAGCGTCGACCGCCTCCATTTCGACGAGGCCTGGTACGGCTACGCGCGGTTCAACCCGATCTACGCCAAGCGCTTCGCCATGCACGGCGAACCGGGCGAGCGCGACCCGTCGGGACCGACGGTGTTCGCCACCCAATCGACCCACAAATTGCTCGCCGCGCTCTCCCAGGCGTCCTTCATCCACGTCCGCGACGGGCGCCGGCCGATCCCGCACAACCGGTTCAACGAGGCGTTCATGATGCACGCCTCGACCTCCCCGCAATATGCCATCATCGCCTCGAACGACGTCGCGGCGGCGATGATGGACGGCCCGGGCGGGCTCGCGCTGACGACGGAATCGATCCACGAAGCGGTCGCCTTCCGCCAGACGGTGGCCCGCATCCGCGCCGAACTCACCGCTCGAGGGAGCTGGTTCTTCGGAATCTGGCAGCCGGACAGCGTCAAGGTTCCGGGCGAGGCGGCTGCGGTCGCCTTCGAAAAGGCCGACCCGGAAATCCTCGCCACCGACCCGCAAGCCTGGGTGCTGCATCCCGGCGCGGCGTGGCACGGCTTCGAGGATCTCGAAGACGATTATTGCATGCTCGACCCGATCAAGGTCTCGGTGATGACGCCGGGCATGTCGGCTGAAGGCGTGCTCGCCGACGACGGCATTCCGGCGACGATCCTGACCGCCTACCTCGACGCCCGCGGCATCGTCGTCGAGAAGACGACGGACTTCACCATCCTGTTCCTGTTCTCGCTCGGCATCACCAAGGGCAAGTGGGGCACGCTCATCAACGCGCTGCTCGATTTCCGCAAGGATTACGACGCCAACCTCTCGCTCGCCCGCGCCCTTCCCGCCCTCGTGGAGGCCAACCCGCAGCGCTACGGCACGATGGGGCTCAAGGATCTCTGCTCGGAGATGTTCGCGGCGATGCGGGACTTCCGCACCACCAAGATGCTCGCCGAGGGCTTCTCGGTGCTGCCGACGCCGGTGTTCAGCCCGGTCGAGGCCTATGAGGCGCTGGTGCTCGGCAAGGTCGAGACGCTGACGCTCGATCAGATGGCGAACCGGGTGGTGGCGACCGGCGTGGTGCCCTATCCGCCCGGCATCCCGCTTCTGATGCCCGGCGAGAATGCCGGCCCGGCCGACGGCCCGCTGCTCGGCTACCTCAAGGCGCTCGAAGCCTTCGACGCCAAGTTCCCCGGCTTCACCCACGACACCCACGGCGTCGAGGTGGAAGACGGGCGCTACCGCGTGCTCTGCCTCACCGAAAAGACTGCGGCCTGA
- a CDS encoding methylmalonyl-CoA mutase family protein, whose product MTAKTTATTEAAGTLPADLDGLLAGFPAATREAWLKAVERVLKGADFDATLVTRTRDGIVVAPLVAPAPGTPADAILTRPAAPWTIFQRVDHPDSAEAAALARGDLGGGANGLTLVFSRARSARGFGLPASDPKAVADALDGIALDQVALRLDAGPDGLDAARQVLALAERQRLEFGALDVDFGFDASGTGAWAGQDGTALTPAIGGFVAEIVGRGFKSRALLADGRPWHEAGGTEGQELGAVLASGLAKLKVLTGAGLDIEAARRQIAFLLVADVDLYGTIAKLRAFRRLWARVEHACGLAPRPVRLHAETAWRMMTRRDPWSNLLRTSLAVLGAGLGGADAVQATPFTAALGLPDAFARRLARHLGTLMIEEANLTRVADPAAGAGAIEALTDGYERAGWDEFRAIEADGGLLASLAAGRFQARLATARTGLEAEVAEGRRPIVGTTLFPDPREAPVAVLAPAPDLEIPAGALPSIRLAAPHEAGRAAPAQEAAR is encoded by the coding sequence ATGACGGCAAAGACGACGGCGACAACCGAAGCGGCCGGGACCCTCCCCGCCGATCTCGACGGCCTCCTCGCCGGCTTTCCCGCGGCGACGCGGGAGGCGTGGCTGAAGGCGGTCGAACGGGTGCTGAAGGGCGCCGATTTCGACGCGACGCTGGTCACCCGCACCCGCGACGGCATCGTCGTCGCGCCCCTGGTGGCGCCCGCCCCCGGCACGCCGGCCGACGCGATCCTGACCCGGCCGGCGGCGCCCTGGACGATCTTCCAGCGCGTCGATCACCCCGATTCCGCGGAGGCCGCCGCGCTCGCCCGCGGCGATCTCGGCGGCGGCGCGAACGGGCTGACGCTGGTGTTTTCCCGCGCCCGCTCGGCCCGCGGCTTCGGCCTGCCGGCGTCCGATCCCAAAGCGGTCGCTGACGCCCTCGACGGCATCGCCCTCGACCAGGTGGCGCTGCGGCTCGATGCCGGGCCGGACGGGCTCGACGCGGCGCGGCAGGTGCTCGCCCTCGCCGAGCGGCAGCGCCTCGAGTTCGGAGCGCTCGACGTCGATTTCGGCTTCGACGCCTCGGGGACCGGGGCCTGGGCGGGGCAGGACGGCACGGCGCTGACCCCGGCGATCGGCGGCTTCGTCGCCGAGATCGTCGGCCGCGGCTTCAAGAGCCGCGCGCTCCTCGCCGACGGCCGGCCCTGGCACGAGGCCGGCGGCACCGAGGGCCAGGAGCTCGGAGCGGTTCTCGCGAGCGGCCTCGCCAAGCTCAAGGTGCTGACGGGTGCCGGCCTGGACATCGAGGCGGCGCGGCGCCAGATCGCCTTCCTGCTCGTCGCCGACGTCGACCTCTACGGCACCATCGCCAAGCTGCGCGCCTTCCGCCGGCTGTGGGCGCGAGTCGAGCATGCCTGCGGCCTCGCGCCCCGACCGGTCCGGCTCCACGCCGAGACCGCGTGGCGGATGATGACGCGGCGCGATCCGTGGTCGAACCTGTTGCGGACGAGTCTCGCCGTGCTCGGTGCCGGGCTCGGCGGCGCCGATGCGGTGCAGGCGACGCCCTTCACCGCGGCGCTCGGCCTGCCGGATGCCTTCGCCCGCCGCCTCGCCCGCCATCTCGGCACCCTGATGATCGAGGAGGCGAACCTGACGCGCGTCGCCGATCCGGCCGCGGGCGCCGGCGCGATCGAGGCGCTGACCGACGGCTACGAGCGCGCCGGGTGGGACGAATTCCGCGCCATCGAGGCGGACGGCGGGCTCCTCGCGAGCCTCGCCGCCGGCCGCTTCCAGGCCCGCCTCGCGACCGCGCGCACAGGTCTCGAAGCCGAGGTCGCGGAGGGCCGCCGACCGATCGTCGGCACCACGCTGTTTCCCGATCCGCGAGAGGCGCCGGTCGCCGTGCTCGCGCCCGCACCCGATCTCGAAATCCCCGCCGGGGCCCTTCCCTCGATCCGCCTCGCCGCCCCCCACGAGGCGGGACGGGCCGCGCCCGCTCAGGAGGCCGCGCGATGA
- a CDS encoding dipeptidase: protein MSKTAPTGARRSDPALDKALALLDAAPLVDGHNDLPWVIREAARGDVVGYDLNRAHQETDTDIPRLREGKVAAQFWAAFLPTAIPHPGRAVLEQIDLIRRMNEAHPETFLPAVKASDVVRAKKAGKIASFITVEGGVGLENSLAPLRIWHAAGARLMTLCHNESLDWVDSATDRARHGGLTAFGRAVIAELNRLGMIVDLAHVSADVMRQVLDISTAPVVFSHSNARALCDHPRNVPDDVLARVKDNGGIVMATFVPKFIRPAGTQSPAAPASLEDLAGHIEYLADKAGLAHVGIGSDFFGGPTPAGLEHVGRFPHLIAEMIRRGWSDDAVVGLAGGNFLRVFRAVEREGRRQRTLRGPGLGTVESLDRAG from the coding sequence GTGAGCAAAACCGCACCGACCGGAGCCCGCCGGTCCGATCCCGCGCTCGACAAGGCGCTCGCGCTGCTCGACGCCGCCCCCCTCGTCGACGGCCACAACGACCTGCCCTGGGTTATCCGCGAGGCCGCCCGCGGCGACGTGGTCGGCTACGATCTCAACCGCGCCCACCAGGAAACCGACACCGACATCCCGCGCCTGCGCGAGGGCAAGGTCGCGGCGCAGTTCTGGGCGGCGTTCCTGCCGACCGCGATCCCGCATCCCGGCCGCGCGGTGCTCGAACAGATCGACCTCATCCGCCGCATGAACGAGGCCCACCCGGAGACCTTCCTGCCGGCCGTCAAGGCGAGCGACGTGGTGCGCGCCAAGAAGGCGGGCAAGATCGCCTCCTTCATCACCGTCGAGGGCGGCGTCGGGCTCGAGAACAGCCTCGCCCCGTTGCGCATCTGGCACGCCGCCGGCGCCCGCCTGATGACGCTCTGCCACAACGAATCCCTCGACTGGGTCGATTCGGCGACCGACCGGGCGCGCCACGGCGGCCTCACCGCCTTCGGCCGCGCGGTCATCGCCGAACTGAACCGGCTCGGCATGATCGTCGACCTCGCCCACGTCTCCGCCGACGTGATGCGTCAGGTGCTCGATATCTCGACCGCGCCCGTCGTGTTCTCCCACTCGAACGCCCGAGCGCTCTGCGATCACCCCCGCAACGTGCCCGACGACGTGCTCGCCCGCGTGAAGGACAATGGCGGGATCGTCATGGCGACCTTCGTGCCGAAGTTCATCCGCCCGGCGGGAACACAGAGCCCCGCCGCCCCGGCGAGCCTCGAAGACCTCGCCGGCCACATCGAATATCTCGCCGACAAGGCCGGCCTCGCCCACGTCGGCATCGGCTCGGACTTCTTCGGCGGGCCGACGCCGGCCGGGCTCGAACATGTCGGCCGCTTCCCGCACCTGATCGCCGAGATGATCCGCCGCGGCTGGAGCGACGACGCGGTCGTCGGCCTCGCCGGCGGCAATTTCCTGCGCGTCTTTCGCGCGGTCGAGCGGGAAGGTCGCCGTCAGCGGACCCTGCGCGGCCCCGGCCTCGGCACCGTCGAAAGCCTCGACCGGGCGGGCTGA
- a CDS encoding amino acid permease, whose product MAHSKGTAHSKGMGHPKGAAQSKGKARSKGTPASAEPEARSLGFWTCTALVIGNVVGSGFFLIPAALAPYGAVALIGWVAMSFGAVALALVFARLSRIAPAAGGPYAFTRLGFGEFAGFLIAWGYWISIWASQPAIALAFAGYLESLIPGLQGMKGATTIIALASMWFVAAINLRGVKEAGRFQLAMVAIKIVPFLAIATIGLLWVDWNRFVPINPTGQSFWAALSATAPLTMFAFLGIESATVPAGDVKDPERTIPRATIVGTLVAACLFLFGTMAVMGVVPEATLAASSAPFSAAATSMWGGGAGVIIALAAMLSSLGALNGWTLLMAQVPMAAARDGVLPRFFGETNRNGVPTKGILLSVSLSSALLILESSGVKGLMKVYDFIVDISTDAEMVPYVFCCCVEGILFATLAKREGLFSRRTYIPIATVAFLFSMWTIYGSGPRAGMWGLLLLLAGLPLYVHMRRSRPDSGSAEP is encoded by the coding sequence ATGGCGCATTCGAAAGGAACGGCGCATTCGAAGGGGATGGGGCATCCGAAAGGGGCGGCGCAGTCTAAGGGAAAGGCTCGGTCGAAGGGGACCCCCGCGTCGGCCGAACCCGAGGCCCGCTCGCTCGGCTTCTGGACCTGCACGGCGCTCGTCATCGGCAACGTGGTCGGGTCCGGCTTCTTCCTCATTCCGGCCGCGCTGGCACCCTATGGCGCCGTCGCCCTGATCGGCTGGGTCGCCATGTCGTTCGGCGCGGTGGCGCTCGCCCTCGTGTTCGCCCGGCTGTCGCGCATTGCGCCCGCCGCCGGCGGACCCTACGCCTTCACCCGGCTCGGCTTCGGCGAGTTCGCCGGGTTCCTCATCGCCTGGGGCTACTGGATCTCGATCTGGGCGTCCCAGCCGGCGATCGCGCTCGCCTTCGCGGGCTATCTCGAATCCCTGATCCCCGGCCTTCAGGGGATGAAAGGGGCGACGACGATCATCGCCCTCGCCTCGATGTGGTTCGTCGCCGCGATCAACCTGCGCGGCGTCAAGGAGGCGGGCCGCTTCCAGCTCGCCATGGTCGCGATCAAGATCGTGCCCTTCCTCGCCATCGCCACGATCGGGCTCCTGTGGGTCGACTGGAACCGCTTCGTCCCGATCAATCCGACCGGCCAATCGTTCTGGGCGGCGCTCTCGGCAACTGCGCCGCTCACCATGTTCGCCTTCCTCGGCATCGAGTCCGCGACGGTGCCGGCCGGCGACGTGAAGGACCCGGAGCGCACCATCCCGCGAGCGACCATCGTCGGCACCCTCGTCGCCGCCTGCCTGTTCCTGTTCGGCACCATGGCGGTGATGGGCGTCGTGCCCGAAGCGACGCTCGCCGCCTCGTCGGCCCCGTTCTCCGCCGCGGCGACCTCGATGTGGGGCGGCGGTGCCGGCGTGATCATCGCGCTCGCGGCGATGCTATCGTCGCTCGGCGCGCTCAACGGCTGGACGCTTCTGATGGCCCAGGTGCCGATGGCCGCGGCGCGCGACGGCGTGCTGCCGCGGTTCTTCGGCGAAACCAACCGCAACGGCGTGCCGACCAAGGGCATCCTGCTGTCGGTGTCGCTCTCCTCGGCCCTGCTGATCCTCGAATCCTCGGGCGTGAAGGGGCTGATGAAGGTCTACGACTTCATCGTCGACATCTCGACCGACGCCGAGATGGTGCCTTACGTGTTCTGCTGCTGCGTGGAAGGCATCCTGTTCGCCACGCTCGCGAAGCGGGAAGGTCTGTTCTCGCGCCGCACCTACATCCCGATCGCCACCGTCGCCTTCCTGTTCTCGATGTGGACGATCTACGGCTCCGGCCCGCGTGCGGGCATGTGGGGCCTCCTTCTCCTGCTCGCCGGCCTGCCGCTCTACGTCCACATGCGCCGCAGCCGGCCCGATTCCGGATCCGCCGAACCCTAA
- the scpA gene encoding methylmalonyl-CoA mutase — protein sequence MTSAFPFPDFAALALDAAPLPPAPPEGRAAGSPPWLTPEGLAVKAHYGPADRAGLAFAEGYPGFAPFVRGPYPTMYVNQPWTIRQYAGFSTAEDSNAFYRRNLAAGQKGLSIAFDLATHRGYDSDHPRVAGDVGMAGVAIDSIYDMRILFDGIPLGDISVSMTMNGAVLPVMALYIVAAEEQGVPPAALSGTIQNDILKEFMVRNTYIYPPGPSMRIISDIFAYTAAEMPKFNSISISGYHMQEAGATQDLELAYTLADGVDYVRAGIAAGLDVDAFAPRLSFFWGIGMNAFMEIAKLRAGRLLWAGLMRRFAPKSDKSLALRAHCQTSGWSLAAQDPFNNVARTMIEAFAATAGQTQSLHTNALDEALALPTDFSARIARNTQIVLARESGITRSIDPWGGSFLVERLTADLAARALEHIGEVEALGGMAKAIEAGIPKLRIEEAAARTQARIDAGVQTVVGINKYRLAEEAPLAVLKVDNSAVRAAQIAKLDRLKAERDPAAVSAALAALTAAAREGHGNLLALSVAAARAKATVGEMSAALEAAYGRHRAEIRTAAGVYEAEASAKDPAFEAEIVAVRALVADFREMAGRPPRILVAKVGQDGHDRGQKVVASAFADLGFEVVIGPLFASPDEVADHAVAADVHVVGVSSLAAGHRTLVPALVTALAERGRAEIMVVVGGVIPPDDVDDLLAAGATGVFPPGTVVTDAARAVLERLSARLGFAQKTPADYRG from the coding sequence ATGACGAGCGCCTTTCCCTTCCCCGATTTCGCCGCGCTGGCTCTCGACGCCGCGCCGCTGCCGCCCGCCCCGCCCGAAGGTCGCGCGGCCGGCAGCCCACCCTGGCTCACGCCGGAAGGCCTCGCGGTGAAGGCGCACTATGGCCCCGCCGACCGCGCGGGCCTCGCCTTCGCGGAGGGCTATCCCGGCTTCGCGCCGTTCGTGCGCGGCCCCTATCCGACGATGTACGTCAACCAGCCGTGGACCATCCGGCAATATGCCGGGTTCTCGACGGCCGAGGATTCCAACGCCTTCTACCGGCGCAACCTCGCCGCCGGGCAGAAGGGGCTCTCGATCGCCTTCGATCTCGCCACCCACCGCGGCTACGACAGCGACCATCCCCGCGTCGCCGGCGATGTCGGCATGGCGGGCGTCGCGATCGATTCCATCTACGACATGCGCATCCTGTTCGACGGCATCCCGCTCGGCGACATCAGCGTGTCGATGACGATGAACGGCGCGGTGCTGCCGGTGATGGCGCTCTACATCGTCGCCGCGGAGGAGCAGGGCGTGCCGCCCGCCGCCCTCTCCGGCACGATCCAGAACGACATCCTCAAAGAATTCATGGTGCGCAACACCTACATCTACCCGCCCGGGCCTTCGATGCGCATCATCTCGGACATCTTCGCCTACACGGCGGCGGAGATGCCGAAGTTCAACTCGATCTCGATCTCCGGCTATCACATGCAGGAGGCCGGGGCGACGCAGGACCTCGAGCTCGCCTACACGCTCGCCGACGGCGTCGATTATGTCCGCGCCGGCATCGCCGCCGGGCTCGACGTCGACGCCTTCGCGCCGCGGCTGTCGTTCTTCTGGGGCATCGGCATGAATGCCTTCATGGAGATCGCCAAGCTGCGCGCCGGGCGGCTCCTGTGGGCGGGGCTGATGCGGCGCTTCGCGCCGAAATCCGACAAGTCACTCGCTTTGCGCGCCCATTGCCAGACCTCGGGCTGGTCGCTCGCGGCCCAGGACCCGTTCAACAACGTCGCCCGCACGATGATCGAGGCGTTCGCCGCGACCGCGGGCCAGACCCAATCGCTCCACACCAACGCCCTCGACGAGGCCTTGGCGCTGCCGACCGACTTCTCCGCCCGCATCGCCCGCAACACCCAGATCGTGCTCGCCCGCGAAAGCGGCATCACCCGCTCGATCGATCCGTGGGGCGGCTCGTTCCTGGTCGAACGCCTGACCGCCGATCTCGCGGCGCGCGCGCTCGAGCACATCGGCGAGGTCGAAGCGCTCGGCGGCATGGCGAAGGCGATCGAGGCCGGCATTCCGAAGCTGCGCATCGAGGAGGCCGCCGCGCGCACCCAGGCCCGCATCGATGCCGGCGTGCAGACGGTCGTCGGCATCAACAAATATCGCCTCGCCGAAGAGGCGCCGCTCGCGGTCCTCAAGGTCGACAATTCCGCCGTCCGTGCCGCGCAGATCGCCAAGCTCGACCGGCTCAAGGCCGAGCGCGATCCCGCCGCCGTCAGTGCGGCCCTCGCCGCGCTGACCGCCGCGGCGCGGGAGGGGCACGGCAACCTGCTCGCCTTGTCGGTCGCCGCCGCGCGCGCCAAGGCGACCGTCGGCGAGATGTCCGCGGCGCTCGAAGCGGCCTATGGCCGCCACCGCGCCGAAATCCGCACCGCCGCCGGCGTCTATGAGGCGGAGGCGTCGGCGAAGGACCCGGCCTTCGAGGCGGAGATCGTGGCGGTGCGCGCCCTCGTCGCCGATTTCCGCGAGATGGCCGGCCGGCCGCCGCGCATCCTCGTCGCCAAGGTCGGCCAGGATGGCCACGACCGCGGTCAGAAGGTGGTGGCGTCCGCCTTCGCCGATCTCGGCTTCGAGGTCGTCATCGGCCCGCTGTTCGCGAGCCCCGACGAGGTCGCCGACCACGCCGTCGCCGCGGACGTGCACGTCGTCGGCGTCTCGTCGCTCGCCGCCGGCCACCGCACGCTGGTGCCGGCGCTCGTCACCGCGCTCGCCGAACGCGGCCGCGCCGAGATCATGGTGGTGGTCGGCGGGGTGATCCCGCCCGACGACGTGGACGATCTCCTCGCCGCCGGCGCGACGGGCGTCTTCCCGCCGGGCACCGTCGTCACCGACGCCGCCCGCGCCGTGCTCGAACGCCTCTCCGCCCGCCTCGGCTTCGCCCAGAAGACGCCGGCGGATTATCGGGGATAG